In Vigna angularis cultivar LongXiaoDou No.4 chromosome 8, ASM1680809v1, whole genome shotgun sequence, one DNA window encodes the following:
- the LOC128193525 gene encoding uncharacterized protein LOC128193525, translating to MENSNTNDLIRQLQAQIETQAQTMQETQRKHAEEIAALRAQIPTPELSASNRQEDNDASHHGGTSERAGGGRRGPTPMRLTNLLPFTEAIMQANMPDKPPPTLERYNGSEDPDDHLRNFIDAMAFYTDSDPVICRAFSLSLKGEALEWFHKLPRNSIDCFATVESLFRKQYAANKKPAMTATELVHTRQEKDETLKAFMQRYIETARRVPDITPTFIISNLSSCLRPGQVSEQLYADPPASMEELQSTMAKFIRIEDHRNSRRKHQQDVPNQETRKPTKRPPNDYRPDRPPRKESGWTSKYDRYTTLNAPRARVLEEALHAELLTVRRSATPKNADNSKTCRFHMNRGHDTEECNIVRDELERLIRAGYLQNYVKERVSTRATTPRRRDPPRRSPQRSPPKDDRHRRRSRSPPRRIERERSVRGRIDTISGGFAGGGVSASARKRHLRQLKSVHMVERQARSIPDITFTNADFHAPDPDHDDPMVITANIARYDVSKVLVDQGSSVNILYWSTFQKMDLSEDLIAPFNEQIVGFSGERVDTR from the coding sequence ATGGAAAATTCCAATACGAACGATTTGATCAGGCAATTGCAGGCGCAAATTGAGACACAAGCACAAACCATGCAGGAGACTCAACGTAAACACGCAGAGGAGATAGCGGCGCTGCGAGCACAGATCCCAACACCAGAGTTATCTGCCTCCAACAGACAGGAGGATAACGATGCCAGCCACCATGGGGGAACCTCTGAACGGGCCGGTGGAGGAAGGAGGGGGCCTACTCCTATGCGCCTCACTAACCTGCTTCCATTCACAGAAGCCATCATGCAAGCAAACATGCCGGACAAGCCTCCTCCAACTCTGGAACGCTACAATGGCTCTGAAGATCCTGATGACCATCTACGTAATTTTATAGATGCCATGGCATTCTATACCGACAGCGATCCGGTGATATGCAGAGCTTTCTCCTTATCCCTTAAAGGGGAAGCTCTGGAATGGTTCCATAAACTTCCCCGAAATTCCATAGATTGTTTTGCAACCGTCGAATCTTTATTCCGAAAACAGTACGCAGCCAATAAAAAACCAGCGATGACTGCTACTGAGCTTGTCCATACCAGGCAGGAGAAGGATGAGACCCTGAAAGCTTTCATGCAGCGGTACATCGAGACGGCCCGGCGCGTGCCAGATATTACTCCCACCTTTATCATCAGCAACCTGTCGTCCTGCTTAAGGCCGGGGCAAGTCTCGGAACAATTATATGCTGACCCTCCAGCATCCATGGAGGAACTCCAATCCACTATGGCGAAATTCATCCGCATCGAAGATCACCGTAACTCCAGGAGGAAGCACCAGCAGGATGTCCCTAACCAGGAGACAAGAAAACCAACGAAACGACCCCCCAACGACTACAGACCAGATCGACCACCTAGGAAGGAGTCGGGGTGGACGTCTAAATACGATCGCTACACGACTCTCAACGCACCAAGGGCGAGGGTGCTAGAAGAGGCCTTACACGCCGAACTTCTCACCGTGCGGCGAAGTGCCACCCCAAAGAACGCAGATAACAGCAAAACTTGCCGGTTCCACATGAACCGTGGGCACGACACGGAAGAATGTAATATAGTAAGAGACGAGTTAGAACGACTCATTCGTGCAGGTTATCTCCAGAATTACGTCAAGGAGAGAGTTTCCACTAGAGCAACAACTCCTCGCCGAAGAGATCCTCCTAGGCGAAGTCCCCAGCGATCTCCCCCTAAAGATGATCGACATCGTAGGCGGTCGCGCAGTCCACCTCGACGCATAGAGAGGGAACGCTCAGTCCGAGGCCGCATCGACACCATATCTGGTGGTTTCGCGGGGGGAGGCGTGTCGGCTTCGGCGAGGAAGCGACATTTGAGACAGTTGAAGTCGGTCCATATGGTCGAGCGCCAGGCTCGGTCGATCCCTGACATCACGTTCACGAACGCTGACTTCCATGCTCCTGATCCTGATCATGATGATCCTATGGTCATCACGGCTAATATAGCTCGGTATGATGTCAGCAAGGTTCTCGTCGACCAAGGAAGCTCGGTCAACATTTTATATTGGTCCACTTTTCAGAAAATGGACCTATCTGAGGATCTCATCGCCCCGTTTAATGAGCAGATTGTCGGATTCTCAGGAGAACGAGTAGACACCAGGTGA